The Saccharopolyspora gregorii genomic interval CGGTTTCGGCGAGCAGTTCATCCACCGCACCGGGCACGGCATCGGCCTGGACGTGCACGAGGAGCCCTACATCGTCGGCGGCAACGCGCTGGAGCTGGAGCCGGGCATGGCGTTCAGCATCGAACCGGGCATCTACCACGCGGGCCGGTGGGGCGCCCGCATCGAGGACATCGTGGTGGTCACCGAGGACGGGGTGCTGAGCGTGAACTCGCAGCCGCACGACCTGGTGGTGCTGCCGGCGTGAGCGACCGGAACACGGGCGAACTGGAAGCGACGGACCGCGCGATCCTGCGGGAGCTGGCGCACGACGGCCGGTGCAGCTTCACCGATCTGGCCGAGCGCGTCGGGTTGAGCGTGTCGGCGGTGCACCAGCGGGTGCGGCGGCTGGAGCAGCGCGGCGCGCTGCAGGGCTACGTGGCCAAAGTGGACGGTGACCAGATCGGGTTGCCGCTGACGGCGTTCATCTCGTTGACGCCGATCGATCCGGCCGCGCCGGACGACTACCCGCAGCGGCTGGAGCACCTGCCGGAGATCGAGTCGTGCTACTCGGTGGCGGGCGACGAGTCCTACATCCTGCAGGTGCGGGTGGCCTCGCCGCTGGGCTTGGAGGAGCTGCTGCGGCAGATCCGGGAGGCGGCGAAGGTGTCGACGCGGACGACGGTGGTGCTGTCCACCCCGTACGAGCACCGGCCGCCGCAGATCTAGCCCTCGACGTGCTCGCGTGGCGGTGCCGATCCGTTCGGCACCGCCACGTTCGCTTTCCGGGGGTCGCCGATTCGCGTGGTGCAGTGATGCGAGTGCGCGGTGAATCGTGCGGCAAGGGCGATGAAACTCGCATTTGGCCGGAAAGTTTTCATGACTCGAACAAATATCAGCATTCGTGAGAAACGTTCCTGAATCGGTCGTGCCGCGTCCCGAT includes:
- a CDS encoding Lrp/AsnC family transcriptional regulator, which produces MSDRNTGELEATDRAILRELAHDGRCSFTDLAERVGLSVSAVHQRVRRLEQRGALQGYVAKVDGDQIGLPLTAFISLTPIDPAAPDDYPQRLEHLPEIESCYSVAGDESYILQVRVASPLGLEELLRQIREAAKVSTRTTVVLSTPYEHRPPQI